The region AAACCAATTTCAACTACACGCAGGTGAAACGTTGCACAGCTACGCCATTAGTGAGCTtcttgacacacacacaaaattctaCTCCTTGAGATGTTAGGTTCATGTAGCAACATTGCAGACCGAGACATGGCTGAGGAGCACTAATGAGACCAAGACACAGCCCACAATTGCCTTAGGAAAGAGAGCGAGCTTCGTCGTGGACCTGGGCCTCGGATAAGGCtacttggcaaaaaaaaatacagagaaatcaCCCCAACCCTCCCCTGGGGAGCCTTGGGAGGAGTGTGAGGGAGGGGCACATGACCGTGGAGAAGGGTAAGCACAGAATGGGGACAATCAAGCTCGAAATGTTTAATTGACTTATTGAGCTCTCTGGCAAGCTAAGTCACTAGGAAGCCTGTAGCAGTTTGGCTGGCAACGAAGAAGTGCATGTGGGCACCAGTGCTGAGAGGCctcctgggggaagggaaatCAAAACATATCCTTACCCTCTCTTGTTTGAAATCTGCAAAAGCACCATCTGCATATTTCTGCTTGCTCAAAAgctgtttcctcctctcctgACGTTTGGCACGCTTCTGGAATTCCTCATTGTGAACGTTCAAGTGTGAGGTCAGCTCCGCTGTGCTTTGCAGTTTGCTATCACAATGCTTACACTGGTAGGCGGAGTTCTGCAAGCGGGGGCCGTTGCCCAGGATGACAAAGTCCCTCTTCAGGTCCCGGCTGTGGTGGTCAGTGTAATGCATACACAGCAGCTCGGCTGTGCTGAAGGAGAGCTTGAAGCATTTGATGCAGCGGAACGGGAGCCACTCGATCTCCTGAGCTTCACCTCCTTCCACCTCGGTTTTCTCAAAGCcgcctctctcctcttcttccagcaGCATCGGCTTCTCATGCTCATCGGCGTAGACAGCGGTGAAGTAGCCCCCCAGCTTGCTGGCATGCTGCTTCTTGGGGAACACCCCCGGGTGGCGCTTCATGTAATGGGACACAATGCCCTTCTTGCTAAAGGACTGGAAGGAGCACAGGGAGCACTTTTTCTTCTCCACTGCCCGCCGGAGTTCCTCACTGAGCTGGGGGGAGTCGTCCTTGGGCGGGGATGGGATGATGACCTTGTTGGGCTTGTCGCTGATGGTCCTGGAGGCCGCCAGGCAGTGGGTGTAATACGCATCAATATCGTGGCGCTTCTGGTAGTGGGCTGCCAGCCCTTTGCGGATAGGGTTGGTGTAGGCACACAGGGCACACTTGAAGAGGTTGTTCTTGCCCTCGGGCTGGGCTCGGACGTTGTTGTGCTTGATGCGGTAGTGCCTGGCGATACCCTTCCTCGTGGAGCAGAAGTACTTGCAGAGCTGGCACCGGAACACAGTGTGGGAGACCAAGTGCGAGGTAGAGAAGTGAGAAGTGGACACaggctcctctcccacctcctcctcagtGATGGAGACTTGGGAGGGGCTCACTTCAGTGGTTATCTCGGGCTCAAGGGAGACTGGCAGCTTCGGGGGCGACTGGGAAAAGACATCAAATTCAGGCTGATTGTGGTACTTCTCATAGTGGATTTTAAGCTTCTCCAAAGTGCCGTGAGTGTACGGACACAGTTTGCAGCGGTAGGCGCCGTACCCTTGCTTGAAGATCCTGCTCGTCTCTTCCACGTCATTCTGGGCTATGTCGGCAGATTGCTCCACGTCATGCACAAAGTCCTCGGCGGTCACCTTGATGGACGGGTGTCGCTTCTGGTAGTGGGTCAGGACGCCGTGGATGCGGGTGTTGATGTATGGGCAGTGCCTGCACTTGTAGACGGCGCCTGGGTTGATGTCGATGTCCTGGGCAAAGTCAGCAGCCTTCACTTTCATGCCGGGGTGCTTCTTCCCATAATGGGTAAGAAGGCCATGCAGGTTGTTATACTCAGACTGGCACACCGTGCACTGGTATGGGGTGGAGGAGATGGCGGGGTTGGCCGAAGACAGCTGGATGCTTTTCTCTGGGGAAAGCCTTACATCCTCGGGACATTCAGCTTCCTGTTCGGGAAGTGGAGTGGGCATACTGTTTTCGCAATTCACAGGGCCCACCAACTCTTCGGATGAAGGGATGGGGTTCTCAACAGCATCTTTCTCCTTGATGATATCCAGCAGCACCGACTCATCACCATTCATGGCCCAGGGGTGGAATGCTTGGTAGTGATTGGTGATGTCCCAGATGGAGATGGCTTCAAAAACACAGTCTCGACACCTGTAGGTTTTGGCTTCAGCTGGCATCatgagagagggaggggatgggTCTGGCCCAGCCCAGAGTTTGGTGGCCATGTACGTATAGTCAACATAATGCTCTGGGTGCCTCCTTTGGTAATGCAGGAGCAAGCCACTGGGCTCTGTGTGGGAATAGATGCACCACTCGCAGTGGTAGCCAGCTTCTATCAAGCCATCTAGAAACGCCCACCGCATGATGGATGTGACCGTGGCCTTCAGGGCAGGGTGGTCTTTCTTGGTATGCTTCCTCAGTGCATAGAAGTAGGGAGAGGTATACGAGCACTGCCTACATTTGAGCGCTCGCAGTTTAGTTTTGTCCCGCTCCATATTAGAGGGGGTGACAAGCATGCAACTGGCAGGCTTCTTCTGGTTACGGTCACAGAGGCTTCGGATAGTGGCTGTGTGCTGCCGGATCACATCTGCATTGGCCTTGAAGTCTCGGTGTTTCTTCTGATAGTGAATGAGTACCCCTTTGACCGTCCGGTTCCCATAATCACAGTGCTGGCAAAAGAACATCTCATTCTCCACAGGGGGGCCATCTCTCTCAGAGCTGCTTCGGTTCAGCTGTGGCATGGGGGCGGGCGGCCGAGGGGAGCCTTGAGGCCCCTCAGCCCCTCTCATCATAGAAGCTGTGGGAGGAGCCTGTCTGATATATTTGGCAGTAACCTTTATTTCTGGGTGTCTTTTCTGGTAGTGGACAAGCACGCCCACAACTGACCGATTGCTGTAGGAACAGTGTTTGCAGTAGTAAAGCTCAGTACTGAGGTCTGGTGGCGGGGgttgtggggggggtggggaacccATGGCGGACATTTTGGGAGACATTGGAGCACCCACCTCAAATGATAATTGAGAAAGGGCAGAGCCCCTGTCCACAGACACCATTCGCATGGTTTTCTGGATCCTAAAGTAGGAAGCCTTTTCTTCAGGGTGTTTCTTCTGATAATGAACCAAGACAGAATGCATGTTGGGGCTTGCGAATGAGCAAACATCACAGTCGTAAACAACCACGGTGCTAACAGAGGGGTCCTTCTGATTTTCACATTCTGGACTAAAGGTCTTTGACGGAGTGTTTTTATTAAACGTAGCTGGTATACCACCACTATGAGACACGGGAGTGGACGTCACCATGTTCTTGGGTGCCGAATTCAGAATCTCCCTCAGCGTCTGGGATTCTGTGTTCAGCCCTTCCTGCTGCTCCACAACATAGCTTGAAAATATCATCGCGTTGTTAATCTTCACTGTGGGATGCATTCTTTGGTAGTGTGGCATCAGGCTTCTAACATTCGGGCTCGTGTAGGAACAAAACCGGCAACGGTAGATCAGGTCCGAATGGTCAAAGTTGAGGACATTCATGGCTTCTGGGTGGTGTTCACCGTAATGCTGCTGAAGATCTTCGAAGTTGGTGTAATCGATGTAGCATTCCAGGCACCTGTACACCGCGCTGTGATCGTTGGGGTCCAAGATGTACCTAAAGCTGAATTTAATGTACGGGTGCATTCGCTGATAGTGGGTGCTGACACTCCGGGCAGATTTGTTGTTAAAGTCACAGTGTTTGCAATAATAAAGCCTTCCAGAGTCACTAAAGTCTGTATTTTCACTATTGTGCTCAGTTCCATAGATAGGAGTCTGTGTGTTCAGCAGAGCAGTGTTGGGAACTTGGTGATCTTTCAAGTTTGTCGAGGAGCCGTAATAATCCTCTTCATCTTCAGAAAGAGTGAGCTCAATCTCAGCCCCATTGGTGGCGTTGTAATCATGGGTGATATTTCTGAAGTTGGGCTCCTTCTGGGGTTCGCTGGCATCTCTTGCCCAAATCTGTTGGGCTGCAAAGGGATTGGGCACCTCCATGACTGGCTCTATTGGCTCTTCTTCTCGGTCCAACTCAACCTCTATCTCCACTTCattgtcttcctcttcctcctcatcatCCTCAACATTAATCACTGCATCTTCCTGCTGTTTGGTTTGGTTAATTTTGCTCTGCAGGTTGCTTGCAATCTCGTCAATCCTAGTCCTCTTCTTCACAGGTGATAAATCGAGAGGAAAGTCATTAGCAAGCTTCCTAGAGGCCTTAGCTACAAAATTGTTCTTGGAGGACAACCCAAGAATTGAGGTCTGACTTTTCTTCACAGTGTTGCTGGAAGAGAGGTGGCTGTCCGTCTCATTTTCCAATTGTAGGCTGGAGGGCTGCCCCTCAAATTTTGGCAAGTTGTCACAGAACGAGTGTTTGTGCTGCTGATGGACTCTTAGCCCTTTCAGAGTGGTGGTGGAGTAATTACACATGGTGCATTTGTAAGGGTGCAGAGGTGGGGCTTGCACAGGgggctgtggctgctgtgttggtgggggctggggctggggtggcaaCTGATGTGGTGGCTGTAGCTGCGGTGGCTGAGGTTGTGACggaggtggtggtagtggtggtggtggcggtggtggctgTTGCTGCTGCAAGGGATCCAACATGACTCCTGACTTCCTCCCATTGATGCTTGAAGTCTCGTAAGACATTACACCTTCATTCAGTGAGGAAGAAATGCTTTCACTCTGGGAATTCATAGCATCCCAATCGGATGTTGTACCCGTGTGACACTGTTTGTGAGCTCCCAGTTTCAATGAGCTCTTACAAGTAAACGGACATTCGTCACATTTGTAGACAGCTGTCTTTCCAGATAAGTGAATGTTTTCTATGTGACGGGAGATACTACGTCGATGCATGGTGAGGAAAGGACAAAAGGGGCACTGGAACCTGTTCATAAATCTTCTAAAGGGAATCCCCTTGGTCTCCAATAATTTGTTGCTATCCGAGCCCATCAACTGCTCTGCAGACATGCCTGATGTCTGGTGATCTATAGCATTTAAACCATTCTCActgtctatttcatttagctcttcatCAGAGCTAGAGTCATTCAGCATGCTGTTAGTTTCTAGGTCGGCAGAAGAATTGGTCATGTCAGCCATTCCATAACGGGATCTCTCTGCTAAGTTAACAAGGCCAGAATTGTGAGGTGACTTCGGCTTCATCTGAGGGTAAGACATAGGTGAAAACTTGGAAGCTGAAGAAGAATTGGGTCTCATGATGGAGTTGCTGATGGAGCCCCTGAAGTTGGAGACGTTCGCGTTGGGTACCTCCCGGGTTGCAGCATTCATGGACAGATAGCTAGAGTTGGAAGTGGGGCTGGGGGCATTCTTATTCTGCACATCAGGTAGATTCGTTCCTTCTTGCTGCTGTCTGAGACTGGAAAGGATCTTGACCATACTGCGGTGTTTCTTCATCATGTGGTCACACCAGCGTTCTCGGCGGGGGGTCTGGTAGGTGCACCACTCACAGCAAAAGTTGCCTCGAGACTTGGTCAAAGGCTTGACCATAGATTCTAAGATGCTGCGCTCCACAACCTCTGCAGGCAGTTCCTTGCAGGGGTCCTGCAGGGACAAgggtgggaccacagggtctggcatgggagcagggacaggaggggGAGCAGCGATCTCCTTCAAATTGTTCTTGTGATACATCTTCTGATGCTTCATTATTCTTGCCCTCCTTGGTGACTTGTATGTGCAAAACTGACAAGAGAAGACTTTTCCAAATCCCTCATGCATCATGATATTATAATTTAAGGATCCTGGAACAGGGGGTCCTGCCGAACTCCCTTCAGCTTGAGCCCCATGGACCTTCCTAGTGTGTTCAATGAGGAGGTTTTTTGACCTGAAGTAGCGTACACAGAACTTGCATTGAAAaaacttgtttgttggtttgggATTAGGGACAACATGCTGACCATAATATCCTGGGCTGTGGCCATAATAACTTCCGGACCCCAATGCAGTTGCATTTTGACCTAAAGAGAAAGCATAAGGTAAGtgggaaaagcaaagcaaagcaaaagagaatttaaaaattcaatcatgcaaatcaatttttcttttcaattattcTTCATTAATAAGCATCACACTCAAAAGGCCTAACCTCAAGATGAGGCCCTGAGAATATTAACTAAGCATTAATAAACATACACATACTGCTTCTCACAGACATAAGATGAGGGTGTTCGACTCTAGGTACAATTCCCATCACCTCCATTAATGTGTCATATAgctaaaaaaaacacaactttcaCCAACTGCGATATCTATTCTAGAACTTGTAGAGATACTCCCTTGTTTTCCAAGTAGAAAGGAAACTAAGAGTCATAAGGAAAGGATCTTGTTCCAATAACCTAGGACAATAACCTAGGATACTAGGTCGAAAGGACAATAACCTAGGATACTAAGGAAAAAGAACATGATGCCCAGACCACAAAAATGgctcaaaagagagagagactctgaAGAACAGAAGCTACATATATCAAGAACCATGGCCACCAGCTCAAAATACATGAGAGTGATGAAATGTATCAGATATGCTGAGTTAAGTCTACATTTACCTGATAAATCCTCTGCAATTGCAAATTCATCTTTTATAGAAGAAAACTCCACCTCAGTCTGATTACTGGCATTCATGGACCCAGATCGTGCCTCATTAGCATTGTCTTCGGCAACATCAGTTGGCTGCAGAAATGCCGTGTGGACATCCTGAATGTGCGCCTTGAGATCTTCGTAAGACGGGGCTCTGAAGTCACAGCCATCACACTGAAGCACCTCCATGATCTGGGTCTACCCTCTCACATTAGGGACCTGTGGCGAAAGTCAGAACAAAACATCTTAAGGAATGCAGTAAACGCACACCCCAAGTTGATGGGGCTGGAAGGCACTGATGGAAAAAATTCGAATATTGCCAGATTTCCCTTACTAAACTATACCAGCTGAAACAGTGGGCAAAGGAAGGCAATCAGACATAATGGAGATGATGCCCTTGACTTCATAACttcaaagaaggagaaaaaaaacaaacagataaactTTTATTGGCTTGATATAAATATATCCTCAAATGCCATTTGTCAAGGAAACTTCCAAAGTTTTAGTAGCTTCTGAAGTTCTTGACCGAATTCAAATTTCTTAGTAAGTTAATTCTGACTTTGGTTCTGGCTTGggcccattttcttttttgaactaGAACCTTCTCAGAAGAATACAGGATGTCCAACCAGAAGAAAAAATTTCAATCTTTACTTGCCATTTTAACATTATAACACTGATGTTTTATCACTAAATTGTGAAACAGTAATGAATCTCAGAATGGTGGTAGAGAGAACTTTTATTgtacctttattattttaatcttaataattttaaaaagtaaaaattaaaaaaataattttattattttaatttaatatcttAACTGACACTGGGGTAtacctctttcctcccttccccaagcactttagttggctttttttttttttcatgagctaaatgtttatttgctttttactaCCCACCAATTATAACCTAACAGTTTCTCAAATCTAATTAGgtcataaaatatttctcatgAGGTTCTCAAACAATTAACTTTAAGATGATAATCCAGTTTCTTGTTTAAAGTTGCACCTTGGTACCTCAACGTACACAAAGGCAACAGAAACGCATAGTCCTGAAGAGGGGCTTCTGAGTCAcgactttttcttttcctatttctctcctTTACAAATGCAAAGTGCATACTTGgaccaaaacaacaaaagcaaaaaactgTGAACCTGATGatgcagaataaagaaaaacttgcCCAGCTAACTTCATTCTGCTATTTACTATGGGATAGGTATGTAAAGATAGCTTCACACTACTCAATGGAGAGTCCATTAAGAAGTTAAAATTGTAGAAGGTACAGTCCTTTCTATTGTAATACATATTCTTAGTTGAGATACCCACATGTTACCGTTCGAGTGAGTTGTTTCATTGAGCTCACTCAGTGCAAACTCTACTGAGTCATTACAATCTAGAACCAGCTGTCCAAGAGCTAACACGTCTTGCCATACTTATGCTGTACAGCAACTTTCTCTACATTCATGGGAAAGGATAAATTATTCCTACAGGAGAACAAAGTCCAGTAACATGTCCACGTAGTAAAAGAAGCCATGGCGGGAGGATTTTCTATGAAAGAATGTTCCTGCTGATAGCCTACTAAAATAACTTCTGGCAAGTCCAGCTCTGGACAGACAGAGCTTGCCGAGTGAGACGCAGATATTCACCTCTTCTTTCTTCCAGCAACTTATCCTTTTTCAATAAACATTGAACTGTGCACCAGAGTCTTTTCAGCTAACTAAGTCTCAATATTCCAGATACAAGAGCTTTTATGTCTAAGCACCAACCCAAATTGTGTGGAAGAGGTTGCTATCAGCTCTGGATCAAATTACAGCAGTCACTGAGGCCCCACCCCACTTCTTTCCGCAC is a window of Desmodus rotundus isolate HL8 chromosome 1, HLdesRot8A.1, whole genome shotgun sequence DNA encoding:
- the ZNF462 gene encoding zinc finger protein 462 isoform X3 — its product is MEVLQCDGCDFRAPSYEDLKAHIQDVHTAFLQPTDVAEDNANEARSGSMNASNQTEVEFSSIKDEFAIAEDLSGQNATALGSGSYYGHSPGYYGQHVVPNPKPTNKFFQCKFCVRYFRSKNLLIEHTRKVHGAQAEGSSAGPPVPGSLNYNIMMHEGFGKVFSCQFCTYKSPRRARIMKHQKMYHKNNLKEIAAPPPVPAPMPDPVVPPLSLQDPCKELPAEVVERSILESMVKPLTKSRGNFCCEWCTYQTPRRERWCDHMMKKHRSMVKILSSLRQQQEGTNLPDVQNKNAPSPTSNSSYLSMNAATREVPNANVSNFRGSISNSIMRPNSSSASKFSPMSYPQMKPKSPHNSGLVNLAERSRYGMADMTNSSADLETNSMLNDSSSDEELNEIDSENGLNAIDHQTSGMSAEQLMGSDSNKLLETKGIPFRRFMNRFQCPFCPFLTMHRRSISRHIENIHLSGKTAVYKCDECPFTCKSSLKLGAHKQCHTGTTSDWDAMNSQSESISSSLNEGVMSYETSSINGRKSGVMLDPLQQQQPPPPPPPLPPPPSQPQPPQLQPPHQLPPQPQPPPTQQPQPPVQAPPLHPYKCTMCNYSTTTLKGLRVHQQHKHSFCDNLPKFEGQPSSLQLENETDSHLSSSNTVKKSQTSILGLSSKNNFVAKASRKLANDFPLDLSPVKKRTRIDEIASNLQSKINQTKQQEDAVINVEDDEEEEEDNEVEIEVELDREEEPIEPVMEVPNPFAAQQIWARDASEPQKEPNFRNITHDYNATNGAEIELTLSEDEEDYYGSSTNLKDHQVPNTALLNTQTPIYGTEHNSENTDFSDSGRLYYCKHCDFNNKSARSVSTHYQRMHPYIKFSFRYILDPNDHSAVYRCLECYIDYTNFEDLQQHYGEHHPEAMNVLNFDHSDLIYRCRFCSYTSPNVRSLMPHYQRMHPTVKINNAMIFSSYVVEQQEGLNTESQTLREILNSAPKNMVTSTPVSHSGGIPATFNKNTPSKTFSPECENQKDPSVSTVVVYDCDVCSFASPNMHSVLVHYQKKHPEEKASYFRIQKTMRMVSVDRGSALSQLSFEVGAPMSPKMSAMGSPPPPQPPPPDLSTELYYCKHCSYSNRSVVGVLVHYQKRHPEIKVTAKYIRQAPPTASMMRGAEGPQGSPRPPAPMPQLNRSSSERDGPPVENEMFFCQHCDYGNRTVKGVLIHYQKKHRDFKANADVIRQHTATIRSLCDRNQKKPASCMLVTPSNMERDKTKLRALKCRQCSYTSPYFYALRKHTKKDHPALKATVTSIMRWAFLDGLIEAGYHCEWCIYSHTEPSGLLLHYQRRHPEHYVDYTYMATKLWAGPDPSPPSLMMPAEAKTYRCRDCVFEAISIWDITNHYQAFHPWAMNGDESVLLDIIKEKDAVENPIPSSEELVGPVNCENSMPTPLPEQEAECPEDVRLSPEKSIQLSSANPAISSTPYQCTVCQSEYNNLHGLLTHYGKKHPGMKVKAADFAQDIDINPGAVYKCRHCPYINTRIHGVLTHYQKRHPSIKVTAEDFVHDVEQSADIAQNDVEETSRIFKQGYGAYRCKLCPYTHGTLEKLKIHYEKYHNQPEFDVFSQSPPKLPVSLEPEITTEVSPSQVSITEEEVGEEPVSTSHFSTSHLVSHTVFRCQLCKYFCSTRKGIARHYRIKHNNVRAQPEGKNNLFKCALCAYTNPIRKGLAAHYQKRHDIDAYYTHCLAASRTISDKPNKVIIPSPPKDDSPQLSEELRRAVEKKKCSLCSFQSFSKKGIVSHYMKRHPGVFPKKQHASKLGGYFTAVYADEHEKPMLLEEEERGGFEKTEVEGGEAQEIEWLPFRCIKCFKLSFSTAELLCMHYTDHHSRDLKRDFVILGNGPRLQNSAYQCKHCDSKLQSTAELTSHLNVHNEEFQKRAKRQERRKQLLSKQKYADGAFADFKQERPFGHLEEVPKIKERKVVGYKCKFCVEVHPTLRAICNHLRKHVQYGSVPAVSSVKGLRSHERSHLALAMFTREDKYSCQYCSFVSAFRHNLDRHMQTHHGHHKPFRCKLCSFKSSYNSRLKTHVLKAHAGEHAYKCSWCSFSTMTISQLKEHSLKVHGKALTLPRPRIVSLLSSHSHHSSQKATPAEEVEDSNDSSYSEPPDVQQQLNHYQSAALARNNSRLSPVPLSGAAGGVEQKTEAVLHCEFCEFSSGYIQSIRRHYRDKHGGKKLFKCKDCSFYTGFKSAFTMHVEAGHSAVPEEGPKDLRCPLCLYHTKYKRNMIDHIVLHREERVVPIEVCRSKLSKYLQGVVFRCDKCTFTCSSDESLQQHIEKHNELKPYKCQLCYYETKHTEELDSHLRDEHKVSRNFELVGRVNLDQLEQMKEKLESSSSDDEDKEEDMNSKADDRDLMRFSDHGAAINTQKRFPCEFCGRAFSQGSEWERHVLRHGMALNDTKQVSREEIHLKESVQDSIKMPSIEEKEDDEAIGIDFSLKNETVAICVVAADKSLLENAEAKNE
- the ZNF462 gene encoding zinc finger protein 462 isoform X4, producing MEVLQCDGCDFRAPSYEDLKAHIQDVHTAFLQPTDVAEDNANEARSGSMNASNQTEVEFSSIKDEFAIAEDLSGQNATALGSGSYYGHSPGYYGQHVVPNPKPTNKFFQCKFCVRYFRSKNLLIEHTRKVHGAQAEGSSAGPPVPGSLNYNIMMHEGFGKVFSCQFCTYKSPRRARIMKHQKMYHKNNLKEIAAPPPVPAPMPDPVVPPLSLQDPCKELPAEVVERSILESMVKPLTKSRGNFCCEWCTYQTPRRERWCDHMMKKHRSMVKILSSLRQQQEGTNLPDVQNKNAPSPTSNSSYLSMNAATREVPNANVSNFRGSISNSIMRPNSSSASKFSPMSYPQMKPKSPHNSGLVNLAERSRYGMADMTNSSADLETNSMLNDSSSDEELNEIDSENGLNAIDHQTSGMSAEQLMGSDSNKLLETKGIPFRRFMNRFQCPFCPFLTMHRRSISRHIENIHLSGKTAVYKCDECPFTCKSSLKLGAHKQCHTGTTSDWDAMNSQSESISSSLNEGVMSYETSSINGRKSGVMLDPLQQQQPPPPPPPLPPPPSQPQPPQLQPPHQLPPQPQPPPTQQPQPPVQAPPLHPYKCTMCNYSTTTLKGLRVHQQHKHSFCDNLPKFEGQPSSLQLENETDSHLSSSNTVKKSQTSILGLSSKNNFVAKASRKLANDFPLDLSPVKKRTRIDEIASNLQSKINQTKQQEDAVINVEDDEEEEEDNEVEIEVELDREEEPIEPVMEVPNPFAAQQIWARDASEPQKEPNFRNITHDYNATNGAEIELTLSEDEEDYYGSSTNLKDHQVPNTALLNTQTPIYGTEHNSENTDFSDSGRLYYCKHCDFNNKSARSVSTHYQRMHPYIKFSFRYILDPNDHSAVYRCLECYIDYTNFEDLQQHYGEHHPEAMNVLNFDHSDLIYRCRFCSYTSPNVRSLMPHYQRMHPTVKINNAMIFSSYVVEQQEGLNTESQTLREILNSAPKNMVTSTPVSHSGGIPATFNKNTPSKTFSPECENQKDPSVSTVVVYDCDVCSFASPNMHSVLVHYQKKHPEEKASYFRIQKTMRMVSVDRGSALSQLSFEPFGHLEEVPKIKERKVVGYKCKFCVEVHPTLRAICNHLRKHVQYGSVPAVSSVKGLRSHERSHLALAMFTREDKYSCQYCSFVSAFRHNLDRHMQTHHGHHKPFRCKLCSFKSSYNSRLKTHVLKAHAGEHAYKCSWCSFSTMTISQLKEHSLKVHGKALTLPRPRIVSLLSSHSHHSSQKATPAEEVEDSNDSSYSEPPDVQQQLNHYQSAALARNNSRLSPVPLSGAAGGVEQKTEAVLHCEFCEFSSGYIQSIRRHYRDKHGGKKLFKCKDCSFYTGFKSAFTMHVEAGHSAVPEEGPKDLRCPLCLYHTKYKRNMIDHIVLHREERVVPIEVCRSKLSKYLQGVVFRCDKCTFTCSSDESLQQHIEKHNELKPYKCQLCYYETKHTEELDSHLRDEHKVSRNFELVGRVNLDQLEQMKEKLESSSSDDEDKEEDMNSKADDRDLMRFSDHGAAINTQKRFPCEFCGRAFSQGSEWERHVLRHGMALNDTKQVSREEIHLKESVQDSIKMPSIEEKEDDEAIGIDFSLKNETVAICVVAADKSLLENAEAKNE